The following proteins are encoded in a genomic region of bacterium:
- a CDS encoding sporulation protein Cse60, producing the protein MKKVKILDEAGKGKLEGILNDELERLSKDGKNVVDIKMSAFYSTDSDEYEREIYAAMIIYEE; encoded by the coding sequence ATGAAGAAAGTTAAGATTCTTGATGAGGCTGGCAAGGGAAAGCTGGAGGGGATTCTCAATGACGAATTGGAGCGCTTATCTAAGGACGGAAAGAATGTTGTTGATATAAAAATGAGTGCTTTTTATTCGACTGATTCAGATGAGTATGAGCGTGAAATATATGCGGCCATGATTATTTATGAGGAATAA